A window of the Mucilaginibacter sp. cycad4 genome harbors these coding sequences:
- the epsC gene encoding serine O-acetyltransferase EpsC: protein MSQDFYQHIFAKQQNLEAVPSNREITAWALKVIHLLYPEQTGQLYASVEELKSEFVRLENELCEIMHATKACSNCDTSKLAKKFFESLPELFRILNTDIQAIFNGDPAARSEFEVIRTYPGFYAISLYRVAHSLYIDDIPLLPRILTEYAHSKTGIDIHPAAKIDEYFYIDHGTGIVIGESCKIGKHVKLYQGVTLGALSVDKSMANTKRHPTVEDNVVIYSGATILGGETIIGHNSVVGGNVWLTKSLPPNSRVYHTPNHRILKRLSIKLFGERK from the coding sequence ATGAGTCAGGATTTTTATCAACATATTTTTGCTAAACAGCAAAACCTGGAGGCCGTGCCTTCAAACAGGGAAATTACGGCCTGGGCGCTAAAAGTGATCCATTTGCTGTATCCCGAGCAAACAGGGCAACTGTATGCCTCTGTTGAAGAGCTGAAGAGTGAATTTGTAAGGCTTGAGAACGAACTGTGCGAAATTATGCATGCCACTAAGGCCTGCAGCAATTGCGATACCTCAAAGCTGGCCAAAAAATTTTTTGAAAGCCTTCCAGAGTTGTTCCGCATCCTGAATACCGATATCCAGGCCATTTTTAACGGCGATCCAGCTGCCCGCAGTGAATTTGAGGTGATCCGTACCTATCCCGGATTTTACGCCATTTCGCTTTACCGCGTGGCGCATAGCCTTTATATTGATGATATACCCTTGTTGCCGAGGATCCTTACCGAATACGCACATTCAAAGACAGGGATAGATATTCATCCTGCTGCCAAAATAGACGAGTATTTCTACATAGATCATGGCACCGGTATTGTTATTGGCGAAAGCTGCAAGATAGGCAAGCATGTGAAGCTGTACCAGGGTGTTACTTTAGGCGCTTTAAGTGTAGATAAAAGCATGGCCAATACCAAGCGGCACCCAACCGTTGAAGATAATGTAGTGATTTATTCGGGCGCTACCATTTTGGGAGGGGAAACCATAATTGGCCATAACAGTGTGGTGGGAGGGAACGTTTGGCTCACCAAAAGCCTGCCGCCAAACTCAAGGGTATATCATACCCCTAATCACCGGATCCTGAAAAGGCTGAGCATTAAACTGTTTGGCGAAAGAAAATAG
- a CDS encoding serine hydrolase domain-containing protein has translation MKTYKTLKTLLCVLTFALLTNGIQAQTQPDSLTLKLQQAFTQDSLPGMYVIMTNGNKVTYSHSFGYADVANQAPYSANTIQNIGSVSKTVIAVALMKAIELKYFTLETDINDVLPFKVTNPNDPNGKITIRQLTNHSSGIVDNPEVYHYCYHFYPKLRAYDSVSIKILNQMGFGDKLKDTTLAQFFYNYLSPQGQYYSKANFGEGPAGSVSSYSNTGSALAAYLIELKSGLSYAQFTQKYILKPLKMDHSGWHIQDVDLKNHAYLYLDLKNRFPLYDLVTYPDGGLKTSPEDLSKYLIAISKHDKKLLTEASYQAMFTPQFSKEHPPKNINLTYRNKGIFWNLYTNGTIGHDGDDPGVGTYLFFNTATGKGGLFLCNKYLPNKQAIVDVLVREAAKK, from the coding sequence ATGAAAACCTATAAAACCTTGAAAACACTTCTTTGTGTGCTAACTTTTGCCCTGCTAACCAACGGTATCCAGGCGCAAACCCAACCAGATTCTTTAACCCTGAAATTACAGCAGGCTTTTACGCAAGACAGCCTGCCCGGTATGTACGTGATCATGACCAATGGTAATAAAGTGACTTATTCCCATAGTTTTGGTTATGCAGATGTAGCTAACCAGGCCCCCTACTCGGCCAATACAATTCAAAACATTGGTTCGGTTAGTAAAACTGTTATTGCTGTTGCATTGATGAAAGCTATCGAGTTAAAGTACTTTACGTTAGAAACCGATATCAATGATGTTCTGCCCTTCAAAGTGACTAATCCTAATGACCCCAACGGAAAAATAACCATTCGCCAGTTAACCAACCATTCATCGGGGATTGTTGATAACCCTGAGGTATATCATTACTGCTATCATTTTTATCCTAAACTAAGGGCTTATGACAGCGTTTCGATAAAAATCCTAAACCAGATGGGGTTTGGTGATAAGCTAAAGGATACTACTTTGGCCCAGTTCTTCTATAATTATTTATCGCCGCAAGGCCAATATTACAGCAAGGCTAATTTTGGTGAAGGCCCGGCTGGAAGCGTTTCCTCATATTCTAATACCGGTTCGGCACTGGCGGCTTATCTCATCGAACTAAAATCGGGCCTTTCTTATGCACAGTTTACCCAAAAGTATATCCTGAAGCCATTAAAAATGGATCATTCAGGCTGGCATATCCAGGATGTGGATTTAAAAAACCACGCATATTTATATCTCGACCTAAAGAACCGGTTCCCATTATACGACCTGGTTACCTACCCTGATGGCGGGTTAAAAACCTCACCCGAAGATTTGAGCAAATATTTAATAGCGATTAGCAAACACGATAAAAAACTGCTGACCGAAGCATCATACCAGGCTATGTTCACTCCGCAGTTCAGCAAAGAGCATCCGCCTAAAAATATCAACTTAACCTACCGCAACAAAGGCATCTTCTGGAATTTATATACCAACGGCACCATAGGCCATGACGGTGATGATCCCGGTGTGGGTACTTATTTATTCTTTAACACAGCAACAGGTAAAGGCGGCTTGTTTTTGTGTAATAAGTATCTGCCAAATAAACAGGCTATCGTTGATGTGCTGGTAAGGGAGGCGGCGAAGAAGTAA
- a CDS encoding type II toxin-antitoxin system RelE/ParE family toxin has protein sequence MVEINWTKQAIKDIDNIAEFIAKDSVHYAQIQVQRLLLSVKPLEKFPRRGKVVPEKQDPLIREVLVGSYRVIYRIINKTRIDVLTVHHSKRLLKNNPAFKPQ, from the coding sequence ATGGTTGAAATAAACTGGACTAAGCAGGCTATTAAGGATATTGACAATATAGCCGAATTTATAGCTAAAGACTCTGTTCATTACGCTCAGATACAGGTTCAACGATTGCTATTAAGCGTTAAGCCTTTAGAGAAATTTCCAAGAAGAGGTAAAGTTGTTCCCGAAAAACAAGATCCTTTAATAAGAGAAGTATTGGTAGGGAGTTACCGGGTGATTTATAGAATTATAAACAAAACCCGGATTGATGTACTTACTGTTCATCACAGCAAACGACTGCTTAAAAATAACCCTGCTTTTAAACCCCAATAA
- the thrC gene encoding threonine synthase: MKLYSTNNTLSEVSFKEAVFNSMPQDKGLYMPYNIPRLDDDFINNLDQYTLPEIAFKVAQNLLGDSIPEADLKALIDDAINFPAPIVKLEDNVYVLELFHGPSLAFKDFGARFMSRVMSYFLEPGEKQLDVLVATSGDTGGAVALGFLGVPNTRVTILYPKGKVSGVQEQQLTTNGQNIRALEVDGTFDDCQALVKQAFVDAELNGKFRLTSANSINIARLVPQTFYYFNAYAQLLRQGIKKGVFSVPSGNFGNIGAGLLAWKMGLPVEKFIAATNANDTVPEFLKTGVYQPKPSVATLSNAMDVGNPSNWVRIADLFKNDTEALKELVVGFKYDDEETVKALNWVFDNYGYVVCPHTAIAWQALTDYKQDHAAIDTAGIFLSTAHPCKFPDVFSDEVAAKIEVPEQVKELESKTKLAVAISKDFADFKGYLLAVD, translated from the coding sequence ATGAAACTCTACAGTACCAATAATACCCTATCTGAAGTATCGTTCAAAGAGGCGGTTTTTAACAGCATGCCGCAGGATAAAGGCCTTTACATGCCTTATAACATCCCACGCCTGGATGATGACTTCATCAACAACCTTGATCAATATACCCTGCCCGAAATCGCTTTTAAAGTAGCGCAAAACCTGCTTGGCGATTCTATTCCCGAAGCTGATCTGAAAGCTTTGATAGATGATGCCATTAATTTCCCGGCTCCCATCGTAAAGTTAGAAGACAATGTTTACGTGCTCGAACTTTTCCACGGCCCATCACTTGCATTCAAAGATTTTGGCGCACGTTTCATGAGCCGCGTAATGAGCTATTTCCTTGAGCCCGGCGAAAAACAGCTGGACGTATTGGTTGCTACCAGCGGTGATACCGGCGGCGCGGTGGCCCTTGGCTTCTTAGGCGTTCCTAATACCCGTGTTACCATCCTTTATCCCAAAGGCAAGGTAAGCGGTGTGCAGGAGCAGCAGCTCACCACCAACGGCCAAAACATCCGTGCACTGGAAGTTGACGGTACCTTTGACGATTGCCAGGCCCTGGTAAAACAAGCTTTTGTTGATGCTGAACTGAACGGCAAATTCCGCCTTACCTCGGCTAATTCAATCAACATAGCACGTTTGGTGCCGCAAACCTTTTATTACTTCAATGCATATGCGCAGCTATTAAGGCAAGGGATTAAAAAGGGTGTGTTCTCGGTACCGAGCGGTAACTTCGGCAATATTGGCGCCGGCTTGTTAGCCTGGAAAATGGGCTTACCTGTCGAAAAATTTATTGCAGCTACTAACGCCAACGATACCGTGCCCGAATTTTTAAAAACCGGTGTTTATCAGCCGAAACCATCTGTAGCTACGCTTTCAAACGCTATGGATGTGGGCAACCCAAGCAACTGGGTACGTATTGCCGATCTGTTTAAAAACGACACCGAAGCCTTGAAGGAACTGGTTGTGGGTTTTAAATATGATGATGAGGAAACTGTAAAAGCCCTTAACTGGGTGTTTGATAATTATGGCTATGTGGTTTGTCCGCATACAGCAATAGCCTGGCAGGCCCTGACTGATTACAAACAAGATCATGCCGCTATTGATACAGCCGGAATATTCCTTTCAACAGCACATCCTTGTAAATTCCCGGACGTTTTCAGCGATGAAGTTGCGGCTAAAATTGAAGTGCCTGAACAGGTAAAAGAACTGGAATCAAAAACCAAACTGGCGGTAGCCATCAGTAAAGATTTCGCCGATTTTAAAGGCTACCTTTTAGCAGTAGATTAA
- a CDS encoding HAD family phosphatase: MINTIIFDLGAVLIDWNPHYMYRSLFTDEQEMKDFLANICTSDWNEEQDAGRSLQEGTDLLVAQFPEHEANIRAFYSRWIEMLGEPFHGTVEIFKQLKESGKYKIYALTNWSAETFPMARERFDFLGWFDGIVVSGTEKMRKPTPAFYQTLLDRYQVNADEALFIDDNYRNILAAEKMGIKSVHFTSAEALEEELKKLEVL; encoded by the coding sequence ATGATCAACACTATAATATTCGATCTGGGTGCCGTTCTAATCGACTGGAACCCGCATTATATGTACCGCAGCCTGTTTACCGATGAACAGGAAATGAAAGATTTTTTAGCGAATATCTGTACTTCCGACTGGAACGAGGAACAGGACGCCGGCCGATCCTTACAGGAGGGCACAGATCTGCTTGTCGCCCAGTTTCCGGAGCATGAAGCCAATATCCGCGCTTTTTATTCCCGCTGGATAGAGATGCTTGGCGAGCCATTTCACGGCACGGTGGAGATTTTCAAACAGTTAAAGGAAAGCGGTAAATACAAAATTTACGCATTGACCAACTGGTCGGCAGAAACTTTTCCGATGGCCCGGGAGCGTTTTGATTTTTTAGGCTGGTTTGATGGCATTGTGGTATCCGGTACCGAAAAAATGCGTAAACCCACTCCGGCCTTTTACCAAACCCTGCTTGATCGTTACCAGGTAAATGCTGATGAGGCTTTATTTATTGATGACAATTACCGTAATATTTTAGCGGCAGAAAAGATGGGGATCAAAAGCGTTCACTTTACTTCGGCAGAGGCGCTGGAAGAAGAGTTGAAAAAGTTGGAAGTGTTGTAG
- the cysM gene encoding cysteine synthase CysM: MASLIDLIGNTPMVEIKKLNPNPKVQIFAKLEGNNPGGSVKDRASLNMIRSAIERGDIKPGTKLIEATSGNTGIALAMIARLFDLEIELVMPSNSTRERTLTMEAFGAKVTLLEGIELCRDYAEEKAATGEYFLLNQFANPDNYMAHVKTTGPEIWRDTAGKITHFVSAMGTTGTIMGCSRYFKEQNPDIQIVGCQPVEGSSIPGIRRWPEEYLPKIFDAKRVDRVMDISQEEATQMARQMAKVEGVFAGMSSGGALSAAIRLAQELEEGIIVFICCDRGDRYLSSELFG; encoded by the coding sequence ATGGCTTCATTGATAGACCTGATAGGCAACACGCCTATGGTAGAAATTAAAAAGCTGAACCCCAATCCCAAAGTGCAGATCTTCGCCAAGCTGGAAGGAAATAATCCCGGAGGCAGCGTAAAAGACCGTGCTTCGCTCAACATGATCAGGAGCGCCATTGAACGCGGAGATATAAAGCCGGGCACAAAACTGATTGAAGCTACCAGCGGCAATACAGGCATAGCGCTGGCTATGATTGCAAGGCTGTTTGATTTAGAGATAGAGCTGGTGATGCCATCTAACTCCACCCGCGAGCGTACGCTTACCATGGAAGCATTTGGCGCCAAAGTAACCTTGCTTGAAGGGATAGAGCTTTGCCGTGATTATGCTGAAGAAAAGGCCGCCACCGGCGAATATTTTTTGTTAAATCAGTTTGCCAACCCGGATAACTACATGGCCCACGTAAAAACAACCGGCCCGGAAATCTGGCGTGATACCGCGGGCAAGATCACCCATTTTGTGAGCGCTATGGGCACTACAGGTACCATCATGGGCTGTTCGAGATATTTTAAGGAACAAAACCCGGATATTCAGATTGTGGGCTGCCAGCCGGTTGAAGGCTCTTCCATCCCTGGCATCCGCAGATGGCCGGAGGAGTACCTGCCCAAGATTTTTGATGCCAAACGGGTTGACAGGGTAATGGATATTTCGCAGGAAGAAGCCACTCAAATGGCGCGTCAGATGGCTAAAGTAGAAGGCGTATTTGCGGGCATGAGCAGCGGCGGCGCACTATCTGCGGCAATAAGGCTTGCACAGGAACTGGAAGAGGGCATTATCGTTTTTATTTGCTGTGACCGGGGCGACAGGTATTTGAGCAGTGAATTGTTTGGGTAA
- the thrA gene encoding bifunctional aspartate kinase/homoserine dehydrogenase I, with protein MKVLKFGGTSVGSVSSIQTLLSILKDEVKNEEKPVVVLSAMGGVTNLLSAMAEDAANGIDFTAGLAELEKRHFDVVKALLDVQNQNPALTRLKIHFNQLEELLQGVLTLRELTPKTRDQVLAFGERCSTLMVSKIAAQHFGDVLFVDAADVIKTDSAFGNAKVNTELTERLIQGLYAENKGKTLIVTGFIAGNDAGQTTTLGRGGSDYTAAIFGAALNAQEVQIWTDVNGMMTADPRMVKKAFSLTELTYTEAMELSYFGAKVIYPPTMIPAFLKKIPIVIKNTFEPEFEGTVIRHDCKASTLPIKGISSINNISILNLEGSGMVGKSGFSGRLFSLLAREQINVILITQSSSEHSITFAVQPQDTERAKQVIEQEFELELAAKKLEHLVIEKNLAILAIVGENMKQTPGMSGKLFHALGRNGVNVRAIAQGSSEYNISVIISANDLSKALNAVHDAFFVQLTKTLHAFCLGTGNIGKTLFNQLNAHSDYLKDNNGIQVKIAGISNTRKMTFNSDGISLDTWQDDIQSSPYEADLQGFINRMKEMNLPNCVFIDNTASPVPIGFYEEVFKANISVITCNKIGNSGSYQQYRMFKDTARAHGVDFFYETNVGAGLPIINTLKNLMNSGDRVQRIEAILSGTISFIFNNFKGDANFHDVVKEAQEKGYTEPDPRDDLSGKDFMRKMLILARDAGYAMEEADVEIASVLPKASLEAKTVEDFYATLKTEDTHFAKLKDAAEKDGKVLRYIGKLEDGKVTITLQMVDENHPFYMLSGSDNIISFTTDRYRERPLVVKGPGAGAEVTAAGVFADLINVGAN; from the coding sequence ATGAAAGTTTTAAAATTCGGAGGCACTTCCGTCGGATCTGTGAGCAGCATCCAAACCCTGTTAAGCATCCTTAAGGATGAAGTAAAAAATGAAGAAAAACCGGTAGTGGTGTTATCAGCCATGGGCGGTGTAACCAACCTGCTCTCGGCCATGGCCGAAGACGCAGCCAACGGTATTGATTTTACCGCCGGGCTTGCCGAGCTGGAAAAACGCCACTTTGATGTGGTGAAGGCTTTGCTTGACGTGCAGAACCAGAACCCCGCCCTCACCCGTTTAAAAATTCACTTCAACCAACTGGAAGAATTGCTGCAGGGCGTACTTACCCTCCGTGAGCTTACCCCTAAAACCCGCGACCAGGTGCTGGCCTTCGGCGAGCGCTGCTCAACCCTGATGGTGAGCAAAATTGCCGCACAGCATTTTGGCGATGTACTTTTTGTTGATGCTGCCGATGTGATTAAAACCGATAGTGCTTTCGGCAACGCCAAAGTAAATACCGAGCTAACCGAACGACTGATACAAGGCCTCTACGCCGAAAACAAAGGCAAAACACTCATTGTTACCGGCTTTATTGCAGGTAATGATGCCGGACAAACCACAACTTTAGGTCGCGGCGGTTCTGATTATACCGCAGCCATATTCGGCGCGGCGTTAAATGCCCAGGAGGTTCAGATCTGGACGGATGTTAACGGCATGATGACTGCCGATCCCCGCATGGTGAAAAAAGCGTTCTCCTTAACCGAGCTTACTTATACCGAAGCTATGGAACTTTCCTACTTCGGCGCCAAAGTGATCTATCCGCCAACCATGATCCCCGCATTTTTAAAGAAGATCCCTATCGTGATCAAAAACACCTTTGAGCCGGAGTTTGAAGGTACCGTGATCCGTCATGATTGCAAGGCCTCTACCCTGCCAATCAAAGGGATCTCATCTATTAACAATATCAGCATCCTTAATTTAGAGGGCAGCGGCATGGTAGGCAAATCGGGCTTTAGCGGCCGCTTGTTCTCCTTGCTTGCCCGCGAGCAGATCAACGTGATCCTGATCACCCAGTCGTCATCAGAGCATAGCATCACCTTCGCTGTTCAGCCGCAGGATACCGAACGGGCCAAACAAGTCATCGAACAGGAGTTTGAGCTGGAGCTTGCCGCTAAAAAACTGGAGCATTTGGTCATCGAAAAAAATCTTGCTATCCTGGCTATAGTAGGCGAAAACATGAAACAAACCCCGGGCATGTCGGGCAAATTATTCCATGCGCTGGGCCGTAACGGGGTTAACGTAAGGGCTATAGCACAAGGCTCATCAGAGTATAATATCTCGGTGATCATCTCTGCAAATGATCTATCTAAAGCACTGAACGCTGTGCATGATGCCTTCTTTGTACAGCTCACCAAAACCCTGCATGCATTTTGTTTGGGTACAGGCAACATCGGCAAAACACTGTTTAATCAATTAAATGCCCACAGCGATTACCTTAAAGACAACAATGGCATCCAGGTTAAAATAGCCGGTATCAGCAATACCCGCAAAATGACATTCAACAGCGATGGCATCTCTTTGGATACCTGGCAGGATGATATTCAATCGTCGCCGTACGAGGCGGACCTGCAGGGCTTTATCAACCGCATGAAGGAGATGAACCTGCCCAACTGTGTATTTATTGATAATACTGCAAGTCCTGTTCCTATCGGTTTTTACGAGGAGGTTTTTAAAGCCAATATCTCGGTGATCACCTGTAATAAAATAGGCAACTCGGGCAGCTATCAGCAATACCGTATGTTTAAAGATACCGCCCGCGCACATGGTGTCGATTTCTTTTACGAAACCAACGTTGGTGCTGGTTTGCCCATCATCAACACCCTAAAAAACCTGATGAACAGCGGCGACAGGGTGCAGCGCATCGAAGCCATACTTTCGGGTACAATATCGTTCATATTTAACAACTTTAAGGGTGATGCCAACTTCCACGATGTGGTAAAAGAAGCCCAGGAAAAAGGCTATACCGAACCCGATCCGCGTGATGACCTGAGCGGTAAGGATTTCATGCGCAAAATGCTCATCCTTGCCCGCGATGCCGGTTATGCGATGGAAGAAGCCGATGTCGAAATAGCAAGTGTATTGCCAAAAGCAAGCCTTGAAGCCAAAACCGTTGAGGATTTTTACGCAACATTAAAAACCGAAGACACGCATTTTGCCAAACTAAAAGATGCCGCCGAAAAAGACGGCAAGGTATTGCGCTACATTGGCAAACTGGAAGATGGTAAGGTAACTATCACCCTGCAAATGGTTGATGAAAACCATCCGTTCTACATGCTGTCGGGCAGTGATAACATCATATCCTTCACTACCGACAGGTACCGTGAGCGCCCGCTGGTTGTAAAAGGCCCCGGCGCAGGTGCTGAAGTAACCGCCGCAGGCGTATTTGCTGATTTAATAAACGTAGGAGCGAATTAG
- a CDS encoding nuclear transport factor 2 family protein yields the protein MKDQIIETVTALFSGADERDWTKVKNALAENVELDYSSMTGNPASLVSSGDIITAWRGFLPGFDKTHHQLADFYVMQNGSVALVHYYGKAEHFIGDECWIVEGTYDTELIETNGKWIITKHKLNLIKQDGNMDLPALAAARVSEQG from the coding sequence ATGAAAGATCAAATAATTGAAACCGTAACAGCCTTGTTCAGCGGAGCCGATGAACGCGACTGGACCAAAGTTAAAAATGCACTTGCCGAAAATGTTGAGCTTGATTATAGCTCCATGACGGGAAACCCGGCAAGCCTTGTATCATCCGGAGATATCATCACCGCATGGCGCGGCTTTTTGCCCGGTTTCGACAAAACGCATCATCAACTGGCCGATTTTTATGTAATGCAAAACGGATCGGTAGCGCTGGTACACTATTACGGCAAAGCCGAGCATTTTATTGGCGATGAGTGTTGGATTGTTGAAGGCACTTATGATACAGAGCTTATTGAAACCAATGGCAAATGGATCATCACCAAACATAAACTTAACCTTATTAAACAGGATGGCAATATGGATTTGCCGGCACTGGCGGCAGCGAGGGTTTCTGAGCAGGGCTGA
- a CDS encoding homoserine kinase: MEDNKLQELVPTPLASPPAGGGGGRDSIHVFAPATVANVVCGFDVLGFAVDEPGDEVIMRLTGKPGITISKITGDDGRLPLDPAKNTVSVSVQYYLQSVGRTDIGLDIELHKKMPIGSGLGSSSASTVAGLFAIKTLLGDDSDPIKLLPFAMKGEEMACGHGHADNVAPALFGGFVLIRSYEPLDVVRLPHPKNLWCAIVFPDVDVPTREARQIIRKNIQMKDAVTQWGNIAGLVSGLFMQDIDLIGRSMKDVLVEPVRSMLIPDFYKMREMAMELGAVSFGISGSGPSVFAFTRDEATARAITQKLQQHLTGLKIGSNSYVSTINDAGPKVLG; the protein is encoded by the coding sequence ATGGAAGATAATAAATTACAAGAATTAGTACCTACACCTCTGGCTTCTCCGCCAGCTGGCGGAGGCGGGGGGCGCGACAGCATCCACGTTTTCGCACCCGCAACCGTTGCCAACGTGGTTTGTGGCTTTGATGTGCTCGGCTTTGCGGTTGATGAACCGGGCGACGAGGTTATCATGCGCCTGACTGGAAAACCGGGCATCACCATCAGCAAAATTACAGGCGATGATGGTCGCCTGCCGCTTGATCCGGCAAAGAATACTGTGAGTGTAAGCGTTCAGTACTATTTACAAAGTGTTGGTCGTACAGATATTGGCCTGGATATCGAGCTGCACAAAAAAATGCCTATCGGCAGCGGCCTTGGTTCAAGCTCGGCCAGTACCGTTGCTGGTTTGTTTGCCATCAAAACTTTGTTGGGCGATGATTCTGACCCGATAAAGTTGCTTCCTTTTGCCATGAAGGGCGAGGAAATGGCTTGCGGTCATGGCCATGCCGATAACGTAGCCCCTGCCCTTTTTGGTGGTTTTGTATTGATCCGCAGTTATGAGCCGCTTGATGTAGTAAGGCTGCCGCACCCTAAAAACCTGTGGTGCGCCATCGTATTCCCTGATGTTGATGTACCAACCCGCGAAGCCCGGCAGATCATCCGCAAAAACATCCAGATGAAGGATGCCGTAACCCAATGGGGCAATATCGCCGGACTGGTAAGCGGTTTATTTATGCAGGATATCGACCTCATTGGCCGGAGTATGAAAGATGTACTGGTTGAACCTGTACGCTCCATGCTGATCCCCGATTTTTATAAAATGCGCGAAATGGCAATGGAGCTTGGCGCAGTAAGCTTTGGCATTTCAGGTTCAGGGCCATCGGTTTTTGCTTTTACCAGGGATGAAGCAACCGCCCGTGCCATCACCCAAAAGTTACAGCAGCATTTAACAGGGCTAAAAATCGGCTCGAATAGTTACGTATCAACTATAAATGACGCGGGGCCGAAGGTTTTGGGATAA
- the rsgA gene encoding ribosome small subunit-dependent GTPase A yields the protein MQGLITKSTGSWYQVQTPDGQRIDCRIKGKFRIKGITTTNPIAVGDIVDFEMEPDREDGVITNLQQRKNYIIRKAINLSKQAQIIAANLDQAILVVTLASPRTSLGFIDRFLVTAEAYDIPARLVFNKLDLFSDEGLEVLADYKAIYEDIGYPCFEVSAIEGTNISQVQDLLKDKVTLFSGHSGVGKSSLINALLPELDLRTHMVSDWSDKGMHTTTFAEMFELPQGGFIIDTPGIRELGVIDIEKQELGHFFPEMRERMHDCRFNNCRHINEPGCAVLEALEEGEITLSRYESYLSIYHGNDTRA from the coding sequence ATGCAGGGACTAATAACAAAATCAACCGGAAGCTGGTACCAGGTACAAACACCCGATGGGCAAAGGATAGACTGCCGCATCAAAGGGAAGTTCCGTATTAAAGGCATCACCACAACCAATCCTATCGCCGTTGGCGATATAGTTGATTTTGAAATGGAACCCGACCGTGAAGACGGTGTGATCACCAACCTGCAACAGCGTAAAAATTACATCATCCGCAAAGCAATCAACCTCAGCAAGCAGGCGCAGATCATTGCTGCCAATCTTGACCAGGCCATACTGGTGGTTACCCTTGCCTCGCCCCGTACCTCCCTCGGTTTTATCGACCGCTTTTTGGTTACTGCCGAAGCCTATGATATTCCTGCAAGACTTGTATTTAACAAACTCGATCTTTTCAGTGATGAAGGCCTCGAGGTGTTGGCCGATTATAAAGCCATTTATGAAGATATCGGCTATCCCTGTTTTGAAGTTTCGGCTATTGAAGGCACCAATATCAGCCAGGTGCAGGATCTGTTGAAAGATAAAGTTACCCTGTTCTCCGGCCACTCAGGCGTGGGCAAATCAAGCCTGATCAATGCGCTGTTGCCCGAACTGGACTTACGCACACACATGGTATCCGACTGGAGTGATAAGGGTATGCACACCACCACCTTTGCCGAAATGTTTGAACTGCCACAGGGCGGCTTCATCATCGACACCCCCGGCATTCGTGAATTAGGCGTTATCGACATAGAAAAGCAGGAGCTCGGCCATTTCTTCCCCGAAATGCGCGAACGCATGCACGATTGCCGTTTTAACAACTGCCGCCACATCAATGAACCCGGTTGTGCCGTGCTTGAAGCTTTGGAAGAAGGCGAGATAACCCTATCCCGCTATGAAAGCTACCTGAGCATTTATCACGGGAACGATACAAGGGCTTAG